In Trifolium pratense cultivar HEN17-A07 linkage group LG7, ARS_RC_1.1, whole genome shotgun sequence, a genomic segment contains:
- the LOC123895279 gene encoding nematode resistance protein-like HSPRO2, which produces MVDLHWKLNMPNSDMSSKSPKLSLSEKSSPRKSLPSLQLPSISNDIAAAAQPLCAAYDHYLRLPELRKLWETTEFPNWSNEPIIKPALQALEITFRFISTVLSDPRPYANRTEWNRRLESIATRQIEIIAMLCEDEEQNPETRGTVPTAYLSSGDSKIRSYSETSLLPILATWYKSKDVAQRILLSVECQMMRCSYTLGLGEPNLAGKPSLKYDTVCKPNEVHALKTTPYDDRIDNYENHAVHATHQIVESWIHVSRKLLERIVESIQEKRLEKATENCYAVERIWNLLTEVEDIHLMMDPGDFLKLKNQLSMKSSRYETAAFCMRSKELVEVTKMCRDLRHRVPEILEVEVDPKGGPRIQEAAMKLYVAEKMSGFEKVHLLQGMQAIEVAMKRFFYGYKQVLAVVMGSSEANGNRVGLSCDGGDSLTHMFLEPTYFPSLDAAKTFLGYFWDNDNKWV; this is translated from the coding sequence ATGGTTGATttacattggaaactaaacatGCCCAATTCAGACATGTCTTCCAAATCTCCAAAACTTTCTCTCTCCGAAAAATCATCACCACGCAAATCCCTACCCTCATTACAACTACCTTCAATCTCCAACGACATCGCAGCAGCCGCACAACCTCTTTGTGCAGCTTACGACCACTATCTCCGTCTCCCAGAGCTTCGCAAGCTTTGGGAAACAACAGAATTCCCCAACTGGAGTAACGAACCAATCATAAAACCAGCTTTGCAAGCACTCGAAATCACATTCCGTTTTATCTCTACGGTTCTCTCTGACCCAAGACCATACGCAAATCGTACAGAATGGAACCGTAGACTTGAATCTATTGCTACACGTCAGATTGAGATTATTGCCATGCTATGCGAAGACGAGGAACAAAACCCGGAGACACGTGGCACTGTACCAACCGCTTATCTCAGCAGCGGCGATAGCAAAATCAGAAGCTATAGTGAAACGAGTCTTCTTCCAATTCTTGCCACGTGGTACAAATCAAAGGACGTAGCACAGAGGATTCTTCTCTCTGTAGAATGTCAAATGATGAGGTGTTCTTATACGCTAGGTTTGGGTGAACCGAACCTCGCTGGAAAACCGAGCCTCAAATACGACACCGTTTGTAAACCAAACGAAGTTCACGCTCTCAAAACGACGCCGTACGATGACCGAATCGATAACTACGAGAATCACGCTGTGCACGCGACGCACCAGATCGTGGAATCATGGATCCACGTTTCACGGAAGCTTCTAGAAAGAATCGTTGAATCAATTCAAGAAAAAAGATTGGAGAAAGCAACGGAGAATTGTTACGCGGTGGAGAGAATCTGGAACCTTCTAACGGAGGTTGAGGATATTCATCTGATGATGGATCCAGGCGATTTCTTGAAGCTGAAGAATCAATTATCGATGAAATCTTCTCGTTACGAAACGGCGGCGTTTTGCATGAGATCGAAGGAATTGGTTGAAGTAACGAAGATGTGTAGAGATTTAAGGCATAGAGTGCCGGAGATATTGGAAGTTGAGGTGGATCCGAAAGGTGGACCGAGGATTCAAGAGGCGGCGATGAAGCTTTACGTGGCGGAGAAAATGAGTGGATTTGAGAAGGTTCATTTGTTGCAGGGTATGCAAGCTATTGAGGTTGCTATGAAGAGATTTTTCTATGGTTACAAACAGGTGTTGGCGGTTGTAATGGGAAGTTCTGAGGCTAATGGAAACCGAGTTGGACTGAGTTGTGATGGCGGTGACTCGTTGACTCATATGTTCCTTGAAC